Part of the Sander lucioperca isolate FBNREF2018 chromosome 1, SLUC_FBN_1.2, whole genome shotgun sequence genome is shown below.
ACTAATTGGCCTGCAGCATTGACTCAGTTTTCTGCAGTAGGAAGGGGACATAAGAAACAAACCTGCTGGAAAAATCGGTGCAAGATGTCCGAGATGTATCTGCCGTTGTAGAGTTCCAGCCAGCTGGCATCTCCGCTGCTGCTTCAAGGATAGCAGCAAAACTTATGATGTGCACATGGAAAAGAATGAGTGACAGCTTCcctacagacttttttttttttttttttgtaaaagatGTAACAATATGTTGGTCTTTTATAAAGCTAAACAACTAATAACTCCTTctcctgtctttttctctctctctctctctctgcttgttCACAGGTACAACAAAATAGCTCGGGAATGGACACAAAAGTATGCAATGTAGTGTTGGGATAGAATCATGGCCAACCACCTCTACGACATAAGGTTAGGGGAGCTTCAGACgtaaagagaaaacaaacaaaaaaccatTCAAACAAATGAGAAGTTTAAAACAAGATCTTGTTGGTTTCCATTGGAGTGCTTTCTTTGAGCCACCCCTCCCCTTCACCAGAGTACCTGTAAAACTCCCTCTGCCCCtcctctctcgctcgctcgctctcgctctctctctctctctctctctctctctctctctctctctctctctctctctctctctttttcctcttcttcctctccctgTTTGACtctccttttcctctcctctcagcTCACCTGCCCACCCTCCAGTGTACATATTGTCAACTTGCAATGGCAACACCCATCTGTCCCTACTCCCTTTttcacctcctccctcccctgTGACCTCTGGCCCTATCTCCTGACTCcagtattccgttacagtttgTCACCGTGCAGGTTGGGCTGTCGCACCCCctaacccctccccctctcccaaCTCCTCCTTTTTCCTATACACACCTGCATCCTACCTTCCCCCGACGGTAATCACGTAACGCATTCCTTTTGAGCATCTGTAAAACTTTTGAGGGgaccttctttttttcttctttatttccCTATTTGTTTAGGGGAGTGGGGGACAATAAGATGGAGGGACTTTTACACTCTGCACCCTTTCTTGTTTTGTTGTCATATAATTCCCATCCGTAGAGGTGACAATTCAAGAAAGCAGTTTGTTTTCGCACGCGAGTCAGAGGACACTCTGTATTTTATACAATGAATACTCAAAAGAAATCATTGCAGGCTATGTTAAAATGGAACCAATACACATAGCCTATTTTTGTCTTCTGTTGGATTCTATGAAAGGACTTGAATTTATCCCCACACTTCCTGCTCCTAACTCCTGCCCCACCCAAGTTGACCcctttgtacacacacacacacacacacacacacacacacacacacagacacacagacacacatgcacgcacaattGTAAACCCATGTCACCACCACCAACCAACTTTTCTTCATTCACAAAGTGGAGGTTCTGGTCTGGACCAGGTATTTAAGCAATTTATTTTTCTTAGTTTAACCTGTGttttcatccccccccccccctccccataaCTCTTtaggttgcattttttttttcctttttttgttttttgttttttttgctattgtTAAATTAGAGGCTAACATCTTAAATGGCTATGGGACTGGCTTGGGCTCTGGGTGCGAGAAGAACCCACTCTTCTCGCACAAAACCTCTGTATATTGAATTACCTGAGAGGCTCGTTGAGCTTTGTGTGTTGATTAAACTGTGTAATAAAAACCCCATGATTCCTGTGTTGACTCCCTCTCCCTTTTGGAGGACATGCAGAGGTAAGAAAGGCACATGTGAAGCTGCAGGATACCTGCGCCATGAACACAGCATCACTGTTAGATAGTTAACATTCTTTGTGGATATTGGGGAATGTCTGGTTGGAAAATAAAACTactgaaacttaaagggtttTAAAATTGTTCCGAATGAATGATCAGAAGCGTGTGGGAGATGTAGTTAcagaattatatatatttttgtttaaatgtgaCAGCAGGTCGTTTTGCTGCCCTCTGGTGGTGCGTTTGTGTACAGTAATCGGAGTACATTAAATTTCAATTAATGGCGATTCTGTGTTCATATATCAATTAGTTGCTCAATATGGACACGTTTGTTTTCGGTTAAAATAAGTTTTATCAAGTGAAATCCAGACAGGACTGTTGTGGGTTCAAGAGAGAACTTGTTGAAAGGGAAATGGGACTCGCCAAAGCTCGCAGCCATCAAGATGATTCTCCTCCAACAGAAACCTTTGGCGTTAACCGTCGTTGCCTAAGGTGCAAGCTGTGACAAATAACttaaataaagttgaataaaGCATCGGTTATTCATAAAATCATAATCTTTAATGGAACGTAGAGACACATGCAACGTTATAACACCATTTGAGCAAACTTCGCCGGTGGAGCCTGTGAAATGTATTATCTTGTCACGCTGTTTACATGGTTAAGAATGAACtttcacaaaaaataaaaaatacaagatTTCGCGTGGACACGAGATATTCGTAAAGGTTTACGTGAAACCCCTTGCATCTTAAATATATTGACTAAGAAAATGAATGTATCAAATccttatacatccatgatctATTTGAGATTATCGTCTTCAAACGGCACCAAAGCGAAGCCGGAAGTACGCTGAAGgctcaggttgtttttttttgctcctgTCCTGGCAGAATGTCACTCCCTTCTCCTCAGCCCTGATTGGCTGCTACACAGTGACGTTGGAAGCCGAGCCCGGTGCTTGTGGAGCTGACAGAGCTCAGATATAAAGACTCCCCGGTTGACCTTGCTGTTGAGCGCTGACTACAAACAGCTCACCGTCCAGGAAACATACAACAAGCCCAAGTTTACCAGCTATGTCACACATGTCAATGCCCGCGTTACCCAGATCGGGATTCACGTTTTCAAAAGGTAAAGTATTCATTCAAGCTAGCTAATAGCAAGCTAGCGTTAAATGAGTGTTTGTTTTCGTTTGCCGCTCCTCGTAACGTAAACTTAACATGTCTGTGACCTAACATTACCCAAGCCAAGTAACGTTAACAGCTAACGTTACGGTCGGAATTGTTTGGAGGCTACTGCGCGGTTGTATGGAGACTTCTAATCAATTTAGTACATACATCTTTAAATGATTTAGCTATTTAATTTCTAAAGTTAGCTACTTACTGGTTGCATTGTCAACAACCGTTACTTAGCTGGCTAACGgccatgtaacgttagctagctaactggccAGTCAGGCGTGTTGGATACAGCCGCATGTGTTTCCACCTCTAGACGGTCACTCGGATAGTTTTTTTCAGGTAAGCCCATACTTGGAGGCGACCCCAGCATCTAGCTACAGTAGGAGTATCTTAATGTATCATGGCTACTAGCCTCTCTAGCAAAGCAGCTATCTCTAATCACAGAACTTGCTGATCCAGACTGACAGCAGGGCCCCTGTTCCTCTTGTTTTACGACTCTACATCATGTGACGCTCAGTGGACCTGGATAATCCTCCTCGTTGCCTGGCAAAAAGGGTCAACTTGAAAACTGCACATACACTGTATCTAATAGACAAGAATGTATTAGAAATCCTTCCTCTGATGATGCAACATGGCGAAGCTGTAGGAAGAGAGACTTATAAGAGATAATGTGCTGCTGCCTATTTAAGCCAGGACCTTGAGACTGAGATTTTTTAATCTAAGTAAAGGTTGAATAACTACTGAAGTACTGTggtgttaaccctcctgttgtcctcgggtcaaatttgacccattttcaaaaagtgtcTATATccaaaatgtgggtttctttcaacaaattgtcaaaagaaaaaaaataacgttctttaatgtaaaataaaataaatgatcagttcaatacttttaattactttgggtattttattatattttatagcaTTGGAaaacaaattgacaaaaatgcttcaaaaacttggggaaaaaaaacaagaaaaatgtccaaaaaaaatcgACAGACATcacaaaaagcttcaaaaacttgataaaaaaaaaaacaacgaacACGTttaaagcaactaaaattgacAAAGACattggaaaagtgacaaaaaaaacttcaaaaaagccACAAGTGTCAaccacaacataaaaaaaaaaaaaggttttcattttgacccagaatgaCCCAAAGCTgcgtggtcgacgggaagacaacaccagGGTTAACTGCTTTACCTAGCACTAAAgagtagagatggtccgataccattttttgcttcccgataccgattccgatacctgaacttgcgtatcggccgatacagagtagtattatgttttaacagctgtatactactatccctgtatggatgtgatatttctatctttgttgtcggtctggctcaggttaaactctttgtgaaacatgaagaaacacaaacaatgaacgccccagaactttcttttattatgcagtttgacagtcagttataaccgAAAAAGaacaaactactttaacgtagattttcttcatggttttattacgtggtatcggatcggtgcataaactccagtaatccccgataccagcattttaggcagtatcggagccgatacgaTACTGGTATTGGTATCCGAACATCTCTACTAAAGAgccagtttctctctctctctctccagagcATTTGGTGGTTGCTGTGCCGGTCGCAGTGGTTGCAGCTGTTGGCGGTTTCCTAGTCAGCCATTACCTGAACGGGCGGAGCTGTAAAAAGGGCCTGGTGAACACATGCATCAGTAAAGATAGCCCCAAAGTGGTCCACAGCTTCGACATGGAGGACATCGCCACCAAGGCTGTGTACTGCCGCTGCTGGAAGTCAAAGAAGGTGATGCCTCGGCAGCTACTTCAGAGCCATTCATATCCGCACTTAGGCTTGGTGTTTGAGTAGTGTTATTgggcattagggctgcacaatgaatCGCAATTGTATCAAAATTgcaatatgaactagtgcaatatccaaatcgcaggggggccgcaatatttgttaatggcaaaatatgtgtcaaaccattctgaatgaagtattgtggtgcagagacgtcccggcctacaaatcctatccttcagactaaataaaaaaaatcttcgtTCGGTACAGATcgtcgcaaaaatcacactataatcattttaatttctttcaatgttaatcattttcaatgaaaatgagaataatgatacaaaaacgaccattccctccaatatcgtgaatcatattgcaatcgcaacatcagtcaaaataatcgcaattagatattttcctcacatcgtgcagccctattggGCATTCTAAGCTAGCAAAACCACTTATCGGGTCCAAAACTCCACGATTAAAGGTCCTACTGCTGTGTGTGGCGTCAGACTTTCACACATTGTTGCCCTTCTTTTTACATCCCAGTCAGTGATGTCACAGccaggctgtttttttttcctttgactGCTAATGGAAATCTTCAGTTTTAACACCCCTTCAAACCCATAGAGCTCTGATAACATGTCAGAGGAAATGGGCTGTCATTAGTGTTGGCTGAAGTGCTATGCATGCAGGAGTAAATCAAACACTTGGTGCCACTGGTTTCTACCTTTCGTTATGTAGCTATCTGAATTTAACTGAGTGGGCAGCTATCATTGTGGGTAGAGGTCACATTTTATAATAACAGACCCTCAAACCCAAGTGGTAGTTGGAGTCCTCCAAGTCCTACAATCTCTACAATTTGCTTCATGGACATAGAATAAAGAACAAGAAAAATCAAGTTTAACGTCTCTTAAGTCTGCAAAGTTGAATATTTTGATCATTTATAACCACTGGCGATTAGGGGACTCAAGTAGAGCTATTTGTATTAATGTTATCATGCTCATAAAGATTACAATGGTCTACAGTCACGTTTAAGGCTGAGGGTAATAGTGGACATGTCTGCTCTAAAGCTCATCAAAATGATCGTATGGACTTCTGTTTCCGTCACTGTTTTCAGGTGACTTGGGGGGGGACGGACGGATTAATTCAGTGTTTGCTAACCGTGTTGACTCCTATTGTAAAGTTCAAAGGGCTTAAACGTGATAAGAGCGATTTGCGAATTGTTTTTCCTCTAACACGGCGCCTTCTGCTTCCAGTTCCCTTTCTGCGACGGAGCCCACACCAAACACAACGAGGAAACCGGGGACAACGTTGGACCGCTCATCATCAAAAAGAAGGATGCTTAAGCCACCCAGTCAGAGAGCCTCGCCCTCCCTTCACTTCTCATCCCCCCCGCCCCACCTATCGCTTATCGTCATCGTCGCAGTGTCACACTGACGGTGACGGTATGGCACTGTTGAAATTTAAATCAAAACCGTGGGTATTATTCATAGCCCAGAACAGAAAAGTGCTGaaaatgttgtgtattttgATTTCATACACGCCACGCTGTTTCTACATGAATGGCTTTGAAATCAAAGGTCCCTTTTTTGAGCGGAGATAAGGAAGGGACTTTGACAATCGGC
Proteins encoded:
- the zgc:110843 gene encoding CDGSH iron-sulfur domain-containing protein 1 — protein: MSHMSMPALPRSGFTFSKEHLVVAVPVAVVAAVGGFLVSHYLNGRSCKKGLVNTCISKDSPKVVHSFDMEDIATKAVYCRCWKSKKFPFCDGAHTKHNEETGDNVGPLIIKKKDA